The Danio rerio strain Tuebingen ecotype United States chromosome 1, GRCz12tu, whole genome shotgun sequence genome includes a region encoding these proteins:
- the wu:fa56d06 gene encoding uncharacterized protein isoform X1 — protein sequence MFKLLLLLLAVAGLHARPLHRLPNGKLKQISPEALHNEHGDNSVLKDIKNTDLKPRKQIPAPAEFCRQGTDASRRFLTDLNTKMLKHPGDKNTRVSAPLDAFRQGTENQLAVLQDLRSRHMMNPQYSIQSEKHEQRNIPAEIYRQGTEPSRNILMDLNTGLLKEQRNQMDRRVAGSAKWAVVSEHEDINSQDSSEQKENRRAAPVEDRRQGTEPSRRFLIDLNTGMPKEEESEMSRRVSGFYNPAAVEKRQGTEPSRRFLVDMNTGMLQHTVGEMNRRVSGFYNPAPYEMRMGTQNSHSTLVDPRTGQLLPTLTEQQRSTAPLDEFRQGTEYQPSTLQELRLKMMQKQSSRNTLMDLNTGRLKEHHSSKWAVVSEHEDINSQDSSEQKEDHRAAPVEDRRQGTEPSRRFLIDLNTGMPKEEESEMSRRVSGFYNPAAVEKRQGTEPSRRFLVDMNTGMLQHTVGEMNRRVSGFYNPAPYEMRMGTQNSHSTLVDPRTGQLLPTLTEQQRSTAPLDEFRQGTEYQPVILHELRLNMMHKQHKTAQLHKLKELSISKV from the exons ATGTTTAAACTCTTGCTGCTCCTGTTGGCTGTGGCTG GTCTGCATGCAAGGCCACTGCATCGACTGCCAAACGGTAAACTGAAGCAAATCAGCCCTGAAGCGCTTCATAATGAGCACGGAGACAACTCAGTTCTGAAGGACATCAAAAACACAGACCTGAAGCCCAGGAAACAAATCCCAGCTCCAGCCGAGTTCTGCAGGCAGGGGACAGACGCTTCCAGACGCTTCCTGACGGACCTGAACACAAAGATGCTGAAACACCCTGGAGATAAAAACACAAGGGTTTCTGCACCAT TGGATGCGTTCAGACAAGGCACTGAAAACCAGCTTGCCGTCCTTCAGGATCTCAGATCGCGTCACATGATGAACCCTCAGTACAGCATTCAGAGCGAAAAACACGAGCAGAGAAACATTCCTGCTGAGATCTACAGACAAGGCACTGAACCATCTAGAAACATCCTGATGGACCTGAACACCGGGCTACTCAAAGAACAGAGAAACCAGATGGACAGGAGAGTAGCAGGCT CAGCTAAATGGGCAGTGGTTTCTGAGCATGAAGACATAAACAGCCAAGACTCTTCTGAGCAGAAGGAAAACCGCAGAGCAGCTCCTGTTGAGGATCGCAGGCAGGGAACTGAACCTTCCAGAAGATTCCTGATAGACCTGAACACTGGGATGCCCAAAGAGGAAGAAAGTGAGATGAGCAGAAGAGTTTCTGGCT TCTACAATCCTGCCGCTGTTGAGAAAAGGCAGGGAACAGAACCTTCCAGACGCTTCCTGGTGGACATGAACACTGGGATGCTCCAACACACCGTTGGTGAAATGAACAGAAGAGTTTCTGGCT TCTACAATCCTGCACCGTATGAGATGAGGATGGGAACCCAGAATTCTCACAGCACTCTGGTGGATCCCAGAACTGGACAGCTGCTGCCCACACTGACAGAGCAGCAGAGGAGCACAGCGCCCT TGGATGAGTTCAGACAAGGCACTGAGTATCAGCCGAGCACCCTACAGGAGCTCAGACTGAAAATGATGCAGAAACAATCTTCCAGAAACACTCTGATGGACCTGAACACCGGTCGACTCAAAGAACACCACAGCT CTAAATGGGCAGTGGTTTCTGAGCATGAAGACATAAACAGCCAAGACTCTTCTGAGCAGAAGGAAGACCACAGAGCAGCTCCTGTTGAGGATCGCAGGCAGGGAACTGAACCTTCCAGAAGATTCCTGATAGACCTGAACACTGGGATGCCCAAGGAGGAAGAAAGTGAGATGAGCAGAAGAGTTTCTGGCT TCTACAATCCTGCCGCTGTTGAGAAAAGGCAGGGAACAGAACCTTCCAGACGCTTCCTGGTGGACATGAACACTGGGATGCTCCAACACACCGTTGGTGAAATGAACAGAAGAGTTTCTGGCT TCTACAATCCTGCACCGTATGAGATGAGGATGGGAACCCAGAATTCTCACAGCACTCTGGTGGATCCCAGAACTGGACAGCTGCTGCCCACACTGACAGAGCAGCAGAGGAGCACAGCGCCCT TGGATGAGTTCAGACAAGGCACTGAGTATCAGCCAGTCATCCTACATGAGCTCCGACTGAACATGATGCACAAACAGCACAAAACAGCACAACTGCACAAACTGAAAGAGCTGAGCATCAGTAAAGTCTAA
- the wu:fa56d06 gene encoding uncharacterized protein LOC795664 precursor → MFKLLLLLLAVAGLHARPLHRLPNGKLKQISPEALHNEHGDNSVLKDIKNTDLKPRKQIPAPAEFCRQGTDASRRFLTDLNTKMLKHPGDKNTRVSAPLDAFRQGTENQLAVLQDLRSRHMMNPQYSIQSEKHEQRNIPAEIYRQGTEPSRNILMDLNTGLLKEQRNQMDRRVAGSAKWAVVSEHEDINSQDSSEQKENRRAAPVEDRRQGTEPSRRFLIDLNTGMPKEEESEMSRRVSGFYNPAAVEKRQGTEPSRRFLVDMNTGMLQHTVGEMNRRVSGFYNPAPYEMRMGTQNSHSTLVDPRTGQLLPTLTEQQRSTAPLDEFRQGTEYQPSTLQELRLKMMQKQSSRNTLMDLNTGRLKEHHSSAKWAVVSEHEDINSQDSSEQKEDHRAAPVEDRRQGTEPSRRFLIDLNTGMPKEEESEMSRRVSGFYNPAAVEKRQGTEPSRRFLVDMNTGMLQHTVGEMNRRVSGFYNPAPYEMRMGTQNSHSTLVDPRTGQLLPTLTEQQRSTAPLDEFRQGTEYQPVILHELRLNMMHKQHKTAQLHKLKELSISKV, encoded by the exons ATGTTTAAACTCTTGCTGCTCCTGTTGGCTGTGGCTG GTCTGCATGCAAGGCCACTGCATCGACTGCCAAACGGTAAACTGAAGCAAATCAGCCCTGAAGCGCTTCATAATGAGCACGGAGACAACTCAGTTCTGAAGGACATCAAAAACACAGACCTGAAGCCCAGGAAACAAATCCCAGCTCCAGCCGAGTTCTGCAGGCAGGGGACAGACGCTTCCAGACGCTTCCTGACGGACCTGAACACAAAGATGCTGAAACACCCTGGAGATAAAAACACAAGGGTTTCTGCACCAT TGGATGCGTTCAGACAAGGCACTGAAAACCAGCTTGCCGTCCTTCAGGATCTCAGATCGCGTCACATGATGAACCCTCAGTACAGCATTCAGAGCGAAAAACACGAGCAGAGAAACATTCCTGCTGAGATCTACAGACAAGGCACTGAACCATCTAGAAACATCCTGATGGACCTGAACACCGGGCTACTCAAAGAACAGAGAAACCAGATGGACAGGAGAGTAGCAGGCT CAGCTAAATGGGCAGTGGTTTCTGAGCATGAAGACATAAACAGCCAAGACTCTTCTGAGCAGAAGGAAAACCGCAGAGCAGCTCCTGTTGAGGATCGCAGGCAGGGAACTGAACCTTCCAGAAGATTCCTGATAGACCTGAACACTGGGATGCCCAAAGAGGAAGAAAGTGAGATGAGCAGAAGAGTTTCTGGCT TCTACAATCCTGCCGCTGTTGAGAAAAGGCAGGGAACAGAACCTTCCAGACGCTTCCTGGTGGACATGAACACTGGGATGCTCCAACACACCGTTGGTGAAATGAACAGAAGAGTTTCTGGCT TCTACAATCCTGCACCGTATGAGATGAGGATGGGAACCCAGAATTCTCACAGCACTCTGGTGGATCCCAGAACTGGACAGCTGCTGCCCACACTGACAGAGCAGCAGAGGAGCACAGCGCCCT TGGATGAGTTCAGACAAGGCACTGAGTATCAGCCGAGCACCCTACAGGAGCTCAGACTGAAAATGATGCAGAAACAATCTTCCAGAAACACTCTGATGGACCTGAACACCGGTCGACTCAAAGAACACCACAGCT CAGCTAAATGGGCAGTGGTTTCTGAGCATGAAGACATAAACAGCCAAGACTCTTCTGAGCAGAAGGAAGACCACAGAGCAGCTCCTGTTGAGGATCGCAGGCAGGGAACTGAACCTTCCAGAAGATTCCTGATAGACCTGAACACTGGGATGCCCAAGGAGGAAGAAAGTGAGATGAGCAGAAGAGTTTCTGGCT TCTACAATCCTGCCGCTGTTGAGAAAAGGCAGGGAACAGAACCTTCCAGACGCTTCCTGGTGGACATGAACACTGGGATGCTCCAACACACCGTTGGTGAAATGAACAGAAGAGTTTCTGGCT TCTACAATCCTGCACCGTATGAGATGAGGATGGGAACCCAGAATTCTCACAGCACTCTGGTGGATCCCAGAACTGGACAGCTGCTGCCCACACTGACAGAGCAGCAGAGGAGCACAGCGCCCT TGGATGAGTTCAGACAAGGCACTGAGTATCAGCCAGTCATCCTACATGAGCTCCGACTGAACATGATGCACAAACAGCACAAAACAGCACAACTGCACAAACTGAAAGAGCTGAGCATCAGTAAAGTCTAA